The proteins below come from a single Leptospiraceae bacterium genomic window:
- a CDS encoding adenylate/guanylate cyclase domain-containing protein: MKFQSIVLIILTLLFSFCNKQTSVAENGNFSLEKWILNSASNSELNEIIRLDGEWEFYWKKFLLKEEDFIKEKPTFVNVPSTWNEYNSETKEFGGEGYGTFRLHLSHVPIGKILAFKVDDYATAFSLFINGNLIAKDGKVGNSHESMKPRTRPDVYYFYTTSDKLDIVIHVSNFYNAKGGFWHSLKLGTKEQIEKEWELKLVLEFFLIGSLFIMGLYSITLYSMIKKNSSSLFFGIFCMLALLRQLVSGNKYLLHIFPDTPWEFYMTLEYITMFMGVPIFTSYASSLFRKDYNRLAVKLFYAISLGFSLISIFTKSNVYTQIPDYFQVVIGISVVYNLFALFKAIYYKREGAKTFFIASFIFSVAVVNDIIYAREITSTGYILSIGFFLFIFLQSFLLSKRFSISFQEVDNLSKELSMLNDNLERKIEERTSQLKSLSEKISRYIPSQVYQSIFSGTKEVKIETHRKVLTVFFSDIKGFSEITDTIEPEKLSFILNDYLNEMSIIALRFGGTIDKFIGDAVMIFFGDPESKGEKEDAIACVSMAIAMRERMKFLQTKWTDLGIAKPFQIRVGVNTGYCTVGNFGSEERLSYTIVGNQVNLASRLESNSEPDQILISHETYSLIKEVIHCEHQGEIKVKGIAHPVVTYKVKDFFEKSSDPKEELFEHIEGLKLQIDFKKIDKAKAGEFLNNIIGRLE, encoded by the coding sequence ATGAAATTTCAATCTATAGTATTAATTATTTTGACCTTGCTATTTTCTTTTTGCAATAAACAAACTTCGGTTGCAGAAAATGGAAACTTTTCTTTGGAAAAATGGATTTTAAACTCAGCGAGTAATTCTGAATTGAACGAAATTATTCGATTGGATGGAGAGTGGGAGTTTTATTGGAAAAAGTTTTTACTTAAGGAAGAAGATTTTATTAAAGAAAAGCCAACTTTTGTTAACGTTCCATCTACTTGGAATGAATATAATTCAGAAACTAAGGAATTTGGAGGTGAAGGTTATGGAACATTTCGTTTACATTTATCGCATGTCCCGATTGGAAAAATTTTAGCATTTAAAGTAGATGATTATGCGACTGCATTTTCATTGTTCATTAATGGAAATTTAATTGCGAAAGATGGAAAGGTGGGAAATTCACATGAATCAATGAAACCAAGAACTAGACCAGATGTATATTATTTTTACACTACCTCAGACAAATTAGATATCGTGATTCATGTTTCTAACTTTTACAATGCAAAGGGAGGATTTTGGCATTCCTTAAAACTAGGAACAAAGGAACAAATAGAAAAAGAGTGGGAATTAAAACTTGTTCTCGAATTTTTTTTGATAGGAAGCCTTTTTATAATGGGGCTGTATTCGATAACTTTATATTCAATGATCAAAAAAAATTCGTCTTCTTTATTTTTTGGAATATTTTGTATGCTTGCCCTACTTCGCCAATTAGTATCTGGCAACAAATATTTACTCCATATATTTCCAGATACCCCTTGGGAATTTTATATGACTTTAGAATACATTACAATGTTTATGGGAGTTCCAATATTCACAAGTTATGCAAGTTCTCTTTTTAGAAAAGATTACAATCGATTAGCCGTAAAACTATTCTATGCAATCTCATTAGGATTTAGTTTAATTTCTATTTTCACTAAATCAAATGTTTACACTCAAATTCCAGATTATTTTCAAGTTGTCATTGGAATTAGTGTAGTTTATAATTTGTTTGCTTTATTCAAAGCCATTTATTATAAAAGGGAAGGGGCAAAGACATTTTTTATTGCTTCATTCATTTTTTCCGTAGCTGTAGTTAATGATATTATCTATGCTCGTGAAATTACTTCAACTGGATATATTCTTTCTATTGGATTCTTCTTATTTATTTTCTTACAATCTTTCCTATTATCAAAACGTTTTTCTATATCCTTTCAAGAAGTAGATAACTTATCGAAAGAATTATCAATGTTAAACGATAATTTGGAAAGGAAAATAGAGGAAAGAACTTCTCAATTAAAATCCTTGTCAGAAAAAATATCTAGGTATATTCCTTCTCAAGTTTACCAATCAATATTTTCAGGAACAAAGGAAGTCAAAATAGAAACTCATAGAAAAGTTTTAACGGTATTCTTTTCTGATATAAAAGGATTTTCAGAGATCACAGATACAATTGAACCAGAAAAACTTTCCTTTATCTTAAATGACTATTTGAATGAGATGTCAATCATTGCCTTACGATTTGGTGGAACCATTGATAAATTTATTGGGGATGCAGTCATGATATTTTTTGGAGACCCAGAGAGTAAGGGAGAAAAAGAAGATGCCATTGCCTGTGTAAGTATGGCAATTGCAATGCGCGAACGTATGAAATTTCTTCAAACTAAATGGACAGATTTAGGAATAGCAAAACCATTTCAAATTAGAGTTGGGGTTAATACTGGTTATTGTACAGTTGGAAATTTCGGTTCAGAGGAAAGATTAAGTTATACGATAGTCGGAAATCAAGTCAACTTAGCCAGTAGACTGGAATCAAACTCAGAGCCAGATCAAATTTTAATTTCTCATGAAACCTATTCCTTAATTAAAGAAGTGATTCACTGCGAACACCAAGGTGAAATAAAAGTAAAAGGAATTGCACATCCCGTTGTCACTTATAAAGTAAAAGATTTTTTTGAAAAGTCAAGTGATCCTAAAGAGGAATTATTTGAGCATATTGAAGGTTTAAAATTACAAATAGACTTTAAAAAAATAGATAAAGCAAAAGCGGGAGAGTTTTTAAATAACATTATTGGTCGATTGGAATAA
- a CDS encoding DUF5618 family protein: MKKKYKLTSIDTKEQAIKEAYRYLQNAKDTLAKIPIEDGIYMDSKYVREASGIAYLAPLLAIDGYLIGKGVPKSKLPKSTEHYWEVIPKIPYNAKLRNKFTSVYENLHLFGYYRGGVNVEMIKDGIKHAKEIVDMFKDAA, translated from the coding sequence ATGAAGAAAAAATACAAACTCACATCGATTGACACAAAAGAACAAGCGATAAAGGAAGCATATAGATATTTACAAAATGCAAAAGACACACTCGCAAAAATTCCAATAGAGGATGGGATTTATATGGATTCTAAGTATGTGCGGGAAGCATCGGGTATTGCATATTTGGCGCCACTTCTTGCGATTGACGGCTATTTAATCGGAAAAGGTGTTCCTAAAAGTAAACTCCCAAAATCGACCGAGCATTACTGGGAAGTCATTCCCAAAATTCCTTACAATGCCAAACTAAGAAATAAATTTACTTCCGTCTATGAAAACCTACATCTATTTGGCTATTACCGCGGAGGCGTAAATGTTGAGATGATTAAAGATGGAATAAAACATGCGAAGGAAATTGTAGATATGTTTAAGGATGCGGCTTAA
- a CDS encoding prolyl oligopeptidase family serine peptidase has product MKLKLLSIISLLLTTLYFGVGFFLSSLIIHFNTRTLEQEKDRLKINSIAEYGLAEPEEIQFQSGEITISGWMFHKERRQCAIIFSHGHAGNRYGMLKYTRLFQDKNCALFLIDARYHGKSGGLYGTYGYYEKHDLVNVAKWIVDNMSIPINRIGLVGESYGASISILAASFKTKFWFVLADSPYKDLKSAIVERTEKDYTKLALVFTPVVFWFAEQRANFSVEEVSPEKYANKTETPIFLVHSKQDIETYPHHSEDIFNNILIPNKNLFLTDWNAKHTKSIDVNFKVYKKELDSFLATIK; this is encoded by the coding sequence ATGAAGCTTAAATTACTATCGATTATTTCTTTATTACTAACTACACTTTATTTTGGAGTTGGATTTTTTCTATCTAGTTTGATTATCCATTTTAATACTCGAACTCTCGAACAAGAAAAAGATCGGTTGAAAATAAATAGTATCGCAGAATATGGATTAGCCGAACCGGAAGAAATACAATTTCAATCTGGAGAAATAACAATTTCAGGTTGGATGTTTCATAAAGAACGGAGACAATGTGCGATTATCTTTTCACATGGTCATGCAGGAAATCGTTACGGCATGTTAAAATATACTAGACTATTTCAAGACAAAAACTGTGCTTTGTTTTTGATTGATGCTAGGTATCACGGAAAAAGCGGCGGATTATATGGGACTTATGGATACTACGAAAAACACGATTTAGTAAATGTGGCAAAATGGATTGTGGATAATATGAGTATTCCTATAAATAGAATTGGATTAGTTGGAGAATCGTATGGTGCATCCATTTCAATTCTAGCGGCTAGTTTTAAAACAAAGTTCTGGTTTGTTCTAGCTGATTCGCCATACAAAGATTTAAAGTCTGCGATAGTGGAAAGGACTGAAAAAGATTATACAAAACTTGCATTAGTATTTACTCCTGTTGTTTTCTGGTTTGCAGAACAAAGAGCAAATTTTTCTGTGGAAGAGGTTTCGCCAGAGAAGTATGCGAATAAAACAGAAACACCTATTTTTTTAGTTCATTCTAAACAAGATATTGAAACATACCCACATCATTCTGAGGATATTTTTAATAATATTCTAATTCCCAATAAAAATCTTTTCCTCACTGATTGGAATGCTAAACATACAAAGTCAATAGATGTTAATTTTAAAGTATACAAAAAAGAATTGGATTCATTTCTAGCAACGATAAAATAA
- a CDS encoding Ig-like domain-containing protein — MSARIKKSFIILLLRLLITILIPYFASCNIIKGDLILPQILVFLKVITGNTSNSEITAPSFSPTAGNYTSAQSVTISTQTEGAILCFTLDASTPTCDTIASCSNGTLYSSPISIVSTTTIKAIACKANNVQSTVATGIYTIGVAGDTTPPTVSSTTPADNANSIATNATISIAFSEPINAATLTTITVAGACSGSLQVSSDNFATCIGMTANAPTMSSGDTVSTMTPATLLTGSTIYKIRVTTAITDYSGNSLLSVYTSTTGFTTGEPPSALTYTGSPYTYTQNFAVVNNIPTFTGTITSCTSIPLMPSGLTLEFDCRIFGTPTSAFSATGFTITASNAIGSTTANIVMTVVEMNIILSAYPATINEGGIENFNVRLSAEPVTSLTVTLSSGTASALTVSPNSITFDDVCPGANCWSTDRTLTMTGVEDANTTAETVTITASAPAVTNALFTIDTVDNDFPCVAGPVSNKISYVIVDTSSTPNTYKAIVSNLDGSSACVAYTISATGSAMSVVKFSPDNTKLLLLHSSSGPVYHISTINVDGTGFQTLRSSATFPNWAYGAWAEWFDNNSYLYSENGHVYKSNLDGTGNGIYINYTSIGITGGSDGIGAMIRSPDGANIMFMNHGPGNTYHYLYKINSDGITGFTDLGVYTYNNIFYYSPDSSKIAYAVFSGSWQNYYANANGTGQTNNNGNFPATSSVLGWYTNTELFYFNNTTKILATKNVNGTGNVNRFTVGATEQILNLDYTLPAIVTTVYWDNATRPRITTWDASSYVVNWGGLASAVNYKIYYWTTVWNFEQVTTSTTVLLGGNINNSRKICAVDSGAVEYDCKIVYPAWRNGYPDLPSREISGSFFDDFNDASIGLAFAKIRPAQMTEGSGYLQLNQNITDMGPAVGLYYNRGTNRYMRISWKHFAHRAGNYFSASLTVQEVTLGLQWLNHGMWYYDYNNPPYDIPCYGWCNNLNEFSDNMVYSRTPNTTLSGTQIFDAWMDAEVVIDFVAGTVTSKLNGTTYPSTSIRTDWGSKIGLQFSPYGWNTGHFIRIDDLSIQSQNTPFP, encoded by the coding sequence ATGAGTGCTCGAATTAAAAAAAGCTTTATTATTTTACTTCTACGGCTACTCATAACTATCCTCATTCCATACTTCGCTAGTTGCAATATAATCAAAGGTGACCTAATTCTTCCACAGATTTTAGTATTCCTAAAAGTGATAACGGGTAATACAAGTAATTCAGAAATTACTGCTCCTAGTTTTTCACCTACTGCTGGAAATTATACATCTGCACAATCTGTAACAATCAGCACACAGACAGAAGGGGCAATTCTTTGTTTTACGCTAGATGCGTCAACTCCGACTTGTGATACAATCGCAAGTTGTTCAAATGGAACATTGTATTCTAGTCCAATTTCGATTGTGTCTACTACGACAATAAAAGCGATTGCTTGCAAAGCGAATAACGTCCAATCGACGGTGGCAACCGGAATTTATACAATCGGAGTTGCCGGGGATACAACTCCACCAACTGTCTCATCGACAACACCAGCGGATAATGCTAATAGCATTGCAACTAATGCGACAATCAGTATTGCTTTTTCCGAACCAATCAATGCGGCTACTCTTACGACAATTACAGTAGCTGGAGCCTGTTCTGGTTCTTTACAGGTTTCGTCGGATAATTTTGCAACTTGTATAGGTATGACAGCTAACGCACCAACTATGTCGAGTGGAGACACGGTATCTACGATGACTCCGGCTACATTACTTACAGGTTCGACCATTTATAAAATCCGTGTTACAACTGCCATAACAGATTATTCCGGTAATTCTTTATTATCCGTATATACGAGCACAACTGGATTTACAACGGGAGAGCCTCCTAGTGCATTGACTTACACTGGAAGCCCGTATACTTATACGCAAAATTTTGCTGTTGTAAATAATATTCCTACGTTTACAGGAACGATAACTAGTTGCACTTCTATTCCTCTTATGCCGTCTGGTTTGACTCTTGAATTTGATTGTAGAATTTTTGGAACTCCGACTTCAGCCTTTTCTGCAACTGGATTTACGATTACTGCTAGTAATGCTATTGGCAGTACAACGGCTAATATTGTTATGACGGTCGTGGAGATGAATATAATTCTTTCTGCGTATCCTGCCACAATCAATGAAGGAGGAATTGAAAATTTTAATGTCCGATTAAGTGCAGAGCCTGTTACGTCGTTAACTGTTACACTTTCGTCAGGAACAGCAAGTGCCCTAACCGTTTCACCGAACTCGATTACATTTGATGATGTCTGTCCTGGGGCAAATTGTTGGTCTACGGATCGGACTCTAACTATGACCGGTGTAGAAGATGCAAATACTACAGCAGAGACAGTTACAATAACCGCGTCTGCACCCGCCGTTACAAATGCGTTATTTACTATAGATACGGTTGATAATGATTTTCCGTGTGTGGCTGGACCCGTTTCAAATAAGATTTCCTATGTCATTGTGGATACTAGCTCTACGCCTAACACCTATAAGGCTATTGTATCTAACTTAGATGGAAGTTCAGCTTGCGTTGCATATACAATTTCTGCTACAGGCTCAGCAATGAGTGTTGTTAAATTTTCACCGGATAATACTAAATTGCTTTTACTTCATTCATCATCAGGACCTGTTTATCATATCTCTACCATTAATGTTGATGGAACAGGATTTCAAACGTTGAGAAGTTCGGCTACTTTTCCAAATTGGGCTTATGGGGCTTGGGCTGAGTGGTTTGATAATAATTCTTATCTTTACAGTGAAAATGGACATGTCTATAAATCTAATTTAGACGGAACAGGTAATGGCATATATATCAACTATACTTCCATTGGAATAACAGGAGGTTCTGATGGAATTGGGGCAATGATACGATCGCCAGATGGAGCAAATATAATGTTTATGAACCATGGACCAGGGAATACTTACCATTATCTGTATAAAATTAATTCCGATGGAATCACAGGGTTTACTGACTTAGGTGTTTATACTTATAACAATATATTTTATTACTCCCCTGACAGCTCTAAAATAGCCTACGCAGTCTTCTCTGGATCTTGGCAGAACTATTATGCAAACGCAAATGGGACAGGTCAGACCAATAACAATGGCAACTTTCCTGCTACTAGCTCTGTGCTAGGTTGGTATACTAATACGGAACTTTTTTACTTTAATAACACAACAAAAATTCTTGCTACAAAGAACGTTAATGGTACGGGCAACGTCAACCGATTCACTGTCGGGGCTACGGAGCAAATTTTAAACCTAGATTATACGTTACCCGCTATAGTAACAACTGTGTATTGGGATAACGCTACTCGTCCGCGCATTACAACTTGGGATGCTTCTTCTTATGTTGTCAACTGGGGTGGGCTTGCATCCGCGGTGAATTATAAAATTTATTACTGGACGACCGTTTGGAATTTTGAGCAAGTAACTACTTCAACAACTGTATTACTAGGAGGTAATATCAATAATTCCAGAAAAATTTGTGCAGTTGATAGTGGGGCGGTGGAGTATGACTGCAAGATAGTTTATCCAGCATGGCGAAACGGATATCCTGATCTGCCATCACGCGAAATTAGCGGAAGTTTCTTTGATGATTTCAATGATGCTAGTATTGGTTTAGCTTTTGCAAAAATTCGTCCAGCGCAAATGACTGAGGGTAGCGGTTATTTACAATTAAACCAAAATATCACAGATATGGGACCCGCAGTTGGTTTGTATTATAATAGAGGGACTAATCGGTATATGCGTATTAGCTGGAAACATTTCGCTCATCGAGCGGGAAATTATTTTTCAGCTAGCTTAACAGTACAAGAAGTAACACTGGGCTTACAATGGCTAAACCATGGTATGTGGTATTATGATTATAATAACCCTCCTTACGATATTCCTTGCTACGGTTGGTGCAATAATTTGAATGAATTCTCTGATAATATGGTATATAGTAGAACTCCCAACACAACCTTATCAGGAACACAAATTTTTGATGCATGGATGGATGCAGAGGTAGTGATTGATTTTGTTGCAGGGACTGTTACTTCTAAGTTAAATGGAACGACGTATCCGAGCACATCAATTCGCACCGATTGGGGAAGTAAGATTGGATTACAATTTTCTCCTTATGGTTGGAATACGGGTCATTTTATTCGCATTGATGACTTGTCGATCCAAAGTCAGAATACACCTTTTCCGTGA